The window CAACCTCTGCAACAATAGTAAGGAGAACGCAAGTCACTGATACCTGGTTTGGGTTTGCCACATAATCCTGAATAATGGCCCTGCGTAgggaaacaaagcaaaaaatagcCTGCAGCACGCTCATGATGATTACAGTGACTCCTTGTTTTGAGATAAAGTGCAGGTCTCCGATTGGACCTCTCTCTGTGATCACAGAATCAGATGCTCTCTATATAAGTGAGGGGAGAAGCAACACTTCACCTGTCGACTGTCTCCCGTCACTCAGACAAAACATGTTCTGCGCACTGTGGGTTCTCTTTCAGACCTTGGCTGTTGTGGTGCAGGGCGGTGTGTCTTCGGGGAGTGATGAGGCACTCGCTAATGGGGCAGTGAATAATAATGGAGGAGCGGTAGCCGGCAGCAATGCCAACTCTGGCGCTCATAGGGGGGTCCCGCCGAATAGTGAACCCCTGGTGGCACGTTTAGTCCAACTTGGTGGCTCATTTTTCATCCAGCCAGTCGGAAACCAGATAGGCCAGGCTCCCCTGCAGCAGCTCATTCCCATTGGAGCTCTCCAACAAGGTGGGGCATTTCCTGTCGTGCAGACAGGCGGAGCAAATGTGAATCCACAGGGGCAGGTGGCTCAGACTGCCGGGGGGGGGCCGGTCACGCTGCTTGCTGTGCTGTCACAGAGAAATGCTGGCGGAAACCCAGGGGGTCAACACGGCGCCCTGTTGACCCCCGGCCAAGTGCAGCTGATCTCGACGGCCGGGCTGAACAACCAGCCCCAGCCGGGCGCCGCCGGTGGGAACGCAGCGGGCAGAGTGAGGTTTCAGCGTTCAGTGGCAGCCCGCCTCAGGGGGACACAGTCTCCGGTGACGAAGGTGAtggcagctgaggaggaggacgaggaggaggaggaatgctCTGGGATGGAGCCGGAAAAGAAGCAAGCGAAATGAGACCACACAGCTctcagacgtcacatgatttaTTCTcatgtccacttcctgtctcactttctctctctcttcaatgCTAGAATGTAAATTGTCGTCATGATGACAAATGACcaataaattattgaaaaaCAACCGTTGACTCTTTGTTGAATTTTTTGTTCCAACATATTAACACCACACAGATTTGATCAGCTAAAAATATGTCAAAGTGTGATTGAGCACAACACCCGACGCtatgggtgtgttttttttcttctgatggaGTTATTTTTGTGCTGCAGTCTGGCACGAGCTGtaaatttatatttacagtCCGCTGGTTACAACGTGATGATTTTCTCTGAATACAAAAAACATCCTATCACTTACACCATATGGCGGAGCCACAGACTTCTTATTTTATTAAGCTTGtgacatgaaagaaaatctaaactctgacattaaaaaaaaactaaaactactTTACATAACATTATAGGAAATGTCAGCTGTCACACTGAActgcaaacaggaagaaaatgcaTCCTAATTGAAAACGGCATGACAGCGTGTAATTAGTGCAGAGCTCCAGACCAGACTTCCACAGAGGCTGTTTACCTGGTCTGCTGTGGTCTGCCGAGTCAGCGGCAAAAAATCTCTTCCCAGACAGCATCCGCGTGTGTCAACATACCCAGCCAACCGCAGCGGGGAGGAGCTTTGTGGCCCCAAACAACATATTGTGCCGATGAAATATGACAGACATGTGTTCCTGCCTATCAGAGGGTTTTTTACAAAATCAGAAAGAGGTCTGGCGGGTGTCATCAGGGTTGAGCGGGTTCGCATGATATAAGTGGTTATTTTAGGGCCGACTAAAATTTAGACTGAGACAAATATAAAGTCATCACAAATTACAGGTGGGCCTCCTGCTTTGACTTCAAATTACAACAGCGGGAAACGTGGAATTTGCACTTTCCTCCCAGAGTCCTTCTTACTTGAAGTCACACACCGTGTGTTGCTTGTTGGGTCAAATGTTTAGTTGAATTCACACGCGGACAAAAGCGCCTGATGATGACGTCAGTTGTTTGCCTCTCGTGACCACGACCGGCAGACTTTTAATAGTTCTTACCGGTTTTTAAGTTCAGCGGCTTCAAGAAAAAACCTCCACTAAACCCCCCCCAAGACGCTGAATCACTCTGTTATTGTTTGCGGTGACTCGAGGCCGCATGGGGGACAATGTGCGACGGTTGAACCGGGATGAAGAATCTTTGTAAAACAGGCTCACCGACACAGCTCACCGTGTTACATTTCTTTAcatctcattttgtgtgtggaaagagaaaaagatgtcATATCACCAGTCCTCATGACACACAGGTGACCAACATGGTTTGTCAACAAGTCAAGTGTTCTCCGCTGCAATTGGCTCATAATAATCTCTGGGACTGATAAAAAGGTGTTCTACTATCGGAGAGCAACTGTAGTCCGGCTTGGCACATAACTTTTGAAGGAAGAGCAAAAAGATACGGTATGGTGCGATTCAGATCTACCGAAATAGACCTGCTCTAATCAACATAATGTATATATTACCAAAAGATCTACTGAATTGAACAAAGTAATGAATCTAATCTATTCTTTTTCCACATGTTTTAGGTTTCAAGATGAAGTTTTTACTGCTTACAATCGCCTTTGTAGTCACCATCTGCTATGTGAGTAgagtctatctgtctgtctgtttgtctgtctgtctgtctgtctgtctgtctgtccatctgtctatctatctatcttataTACAAACACTGCATGTAATATCTTTGTCTCTTTGCTTCCTGTAGGTCAGTGCAGGCAAGGTAAGgcacattcatttcaatgatCCATGCATGATTAGCACAGAACCCCAAAAGTTaattcttgatatttttttcccaccaagcCTAATAACAAACccctctctgtccgtccgttCAGACACAGAGGATGCTTGCAGCCATGAACGCAGGATTGGTGCCAGGCGTGAACGGAGCACTGGTGCCAGGCATGAACGCGGGATTGGCATACGGAGCGAACCCTCGGTTGATGGCAGGAGGCCTGAACCTGCCCATGGTGGCGGGCGGTGGGGCAGGCTTCATCGGGCAGCCACAGTTCCCACAGGTTGGTCCATGGGGTCGTGAAGTGAGAGATGATTGCTCAACGTCATGTAACAGACGTGTGGAAAACTAAAACCAAATCTAACGTGAAGATTGTGCAAAAAATAGAACGTGAAGAAGATTCTTAGTTAAGACATAAGTCCCTGATGTCTTAATTGTCACATCCCTAACAGTAGTTTGAAATCAGATTGCTGTTGAGTAACATTTGGCATTATATGAATTATTTaagaaatttaaacaaaaacatgtgcgAAATATAAAATTTTTCATGTAAAGAATGTTAAGTAATTCCACAGTAAGCCTAATATGAAGGTTAACATTTGTTCCCTTTCTCTCAAAGTTTGTTCCTGGACTTCCTGCTTTTGCTTTGCCGGCTCCGGTTCCCAATGTGTACCCCTTCCCAGCTGTCAATACGGTTAGTGGTGGTATTAACACACATCCAGATTCATTGTTTCATGCTTTCAAGTTTCAGATATAATGTTTTacaccttcttctttttaaactacTATCAGCTTCCTTTCATGGGAGTCCCTCAAATGGCCCAGATGAATCCTGCTCAGCAGCCTCCGATGGTGAccactctcctcctgtctctatTTATTACAAGTCACATGACGATATGTAGAAATTGAACAAATCCCTGGCATCACTGAATCTTgctgttttgttgtcttttcttcagGGGGTTACAGGTGGTGCCGTGGCACAGCAGTTTCCCCTTCAGGCCGATCCGCTCAGAAGATTCAGGGTAAGAGATGAGTgatctgtgtttactgtacatcagcTCTATGTGGTGTGAATGACAACAGCACCggctcattgtttgtttgttttttgcttgtccAGCGTCAGATTATGAAACAGGGCAACAACATGAAGACCACTGTGGATACTCAGGTAAGAGTGTGAAATTTACAAGCAAAAGAAACAAGATTAATCaacagtgttgttgtgtgatgtgTAACTGGTGCTCTTTATTTCCTCAGATTCCAGCTCCCACTGACACAGCGACAGCATCAACTCTCTGTGACGAACATGATCGTCATGAGGATAATTAAGACGACACTGCAACATAGTGTACGACAATAAAACGTTGACTTTTATGGTTTTTGATCACAGCACCTGTGtgtattatgttttattttcaaatgaatctCAGTATAAATTACATGATGGTGGACTATACACGTTTACTTtccaataaaaatgaattctACTGAAAAGTTTAAGCTTGTCTGATATATGGCTCTGATTTTACACCAGCATGTTGTACAACCAGGATAGTTTATGAGTTAActacataaaaatatatgaaaatgtaactCTGCAATTTGTAGTGATTCTATGCTGCCATCTAAAGGACACTGAGTATAaagcaaatgtacagtaaaataaaaagcaggtgGGGttgaaattagaaaaatgttttctcagttTCACTTTCAATGGTTAAAGTAAGATAATGAATGCCATCTTATGAAACAGGCTTGTGGACTTCAGAAAAAGTCTGAAATATCAGTCAGGCATAAGTTCTTGTCAAGGAAAATTcctttgttctgcttttttGCCACTGTACAATAATCAGTCAGTTTTGTCTAGTTGAACAAAATGTGGATCACGCTAAGTTGTTTTAGATTCAGAGCATTAATATAAATCTTTACCTCAACATGCAGATTTGGCAGGCGGTCAAAGTACAGTAGGAAAAATCTATAATGTAGTGTACATTTGTATGTGTACACTAAATGTATTTGTGACAATGAGTTTACATGTACTGTTAAAAAACAAGAGTATTGATTTTTCAAAGTCTTATAGGTTGGACAGAAAATGCTGTCAAACATCCCcccaaagaaacacaacaatgaaagaaaactgCAGTAGCTGAGCAACATTAGAAGCTATACCCCCCTCACAGTAAACTACTAAGTTACCATCTTCTTGGACATCCTGTCGCTCTTGTTGGTTTGGCCAGAGGTCTTCATTAACATCACATGTAAAGCTTTCCCTGGTGATGCACCACTGGGGAAATCTCCTTGTGTGGAACAAAAATTTCTTACAATGATCACAGGTGTTGTCCTCACGAGCAGCGTTCATGGCGTCCAACAGAGACATCTTACACCTCTTGCCTCTTCCGCGAGCACGTAGCTGCATATGTGCATATGCTTCCTAACTTGATTGTGATTTCTATTCtgtcacctgcagcaggtatCTTGCCAATTTAGCAGACTTCACGAATATTTCATGACAAACATATTTATGGAATATACATGTATGATTTGACAGATTTGGATCATTGATTGGATCATTTTGCATGTGATGGCTGGAACGAGAAAGAGTATGACAATTCATCTGAGATTCAACTCTTGGTTAGTAGGCCATGTGCAAATTCAATGCGATTGAACTCACTCCTTTGCACATGTTGATTGAACTATTGAAAAAGGCCTATTGGTCGCAATTCATGTTCAAAGGTctcaaaatgaatttaaaaaaccaGACAGCAAAACGTATGACCTTGTATGAATTTAAATTCATGCTTTTCTCTGTGTATCCCCAACACATTTGTACAGATGATTTGCCAGTGAGATGCCAACATCAGTGTGAACACAGGTCTGACTGTCGTCCTTCCTACTCTCATGATTTAACAACTGTAATTACAAGCCCAAAGCGCCGCACGCAAACGTGTGCACATACACTCAAATGGAGGATCAAACAATTCATGTAAAAGCTGATGCTTTTCCAAACGCTCACAGTTAAAAGTGCAAAGGGTTGTAAATTCAGGGACCTTGAGAGACTCTGTTAATGACTTGACACACACCGTGTCATGGCGTTTAGAGACGTGACTTACACCTAATAACATACTTAGCTGTCCTGTGTTGTAAGTGTCTGAGTCTGATGCCATGAGAAATGTCTGTCACACTGACCACACGTCGTCTGGACGGGTTGGCGGTGGACTGCAGCAGCTCACATGGAGAGGATTTATAAGGGACGTGGACACGGCGAGGAGGCAGGCACACGGAAAGAGAAAGCAGAACCAGAGAGACGGTGAGACGAGTTCGCTGTGCTCATGGTTTTAGCGTTTAACGTTTTTTCTTGTCTGTATGCATTGtatgaattctgtttttttattatgcctcatttttttttaacacactgtAGAACATGATGGAGCGACAAACTGCACTgctgttggtctgtctgttgaGGACAAGCTTTGCTCTGCCAGTGAGTTACAAGTGTTTGCTGTATGACACATCGCTCATATAGTAGCATCTAAAAAGATAAGATCGAGTTTTTTTCATCGTGTTTCTTTTACAGGTACAGATTGGAATTCTTGCAAGCAACAGCAATGAGGTAAAGATAGGTCCTTTAAGTGTTAATGTCTATTTTCTTTCCCTGTAATGTAGGAATAACATTGTCTGATTCAACCTGTTTATGTGTCCAGATCCTGCGACTGAATGGACTAACTCTTGCAGCTCTTGGACAAACACAGGTACAGACTGGGCCCACATGTGTATGTGCTGCTCTGATGCTACTACCATGGAGCCATTTGTTACTCTTCCCTTGTCTCCctcagtccaaaaaaaacaacaaccccaaaacaaatgtttgctttggAAAATAATACACAAGCTGAAACAAATCCCCCTCTCTTCCAGGGGTCTTCACTCTTTCCCCagtttgtgctgcagcagcagcagcagccagaggTGCTGTTCACTCCACAAGTGCTGAACTTTAACCCTCAGGTCGCTGGACCTTTTGGCCCCCAGGGCCCTCAGCTGTTGCTGCCCAACCAGGGCAACCAGCTGACACCTATGCTCTTCCCCAACGGGCAGCAGGAGCTGCTCGGCCCTGCGCAGGATCCCAACGCTC is drawn from Scophthalmus maximus strain ysfricsl-2021 chromosome 8, ASM2237912v1, whole genome shotgun sequence and contains these coding sequences:
- the scpp9 gene encoding secretory calcium-binding phosphoprotein 9, which gives rise to MKFLLLTIAFVVTICYVSAGKTQRMLAAMNAGLVPGVNGALVPGMNAGLAYGANPRLMAGGLNLPMVAGGGAGFIGQPQFPQFVPGLPAFALPAPVPNVYPFPAVNTLPFMGVPQMAQMNPAQQPPMGVTGGAVAQQFPLQADPLRRFRRQIMKQGNNMKTTVDTQIPAPTDTATASTLCDEHDRHEDN
- the odam gene encoding gamma-gliadin isoform X2, which gives rise to MMERQTALLLVCLLRTSFALPVQIGILASNSNEILRLNGLTLAALGQTQGSSLFPQFVLQQQQQPEVLFTPQVLNFNPQVAGPFGPQGPQLLLPNQGNQLTPMLFPNGQQELLGPAQDPNAPNGPQQAQNPVQMFPHFQYPAYGFPQFPRQQGFQYFVPSYGYPQQRNAVVLQPNNGQQNLDRTTQRPQLPLQASQPKVPTERTRPLGTQRESTTIPPDPRGDAPGPGIDEGHSNFPFLFEP